The Ascidiaceihabitans donghaensis genome includes the window CAGTGGTGCACACACAGCTTTGATGGTGAACGGATCACAGCGGGTCATATTTGATCCTGCGGGATCCTTTTACAACGACGCGGTGCCGCAACAAGATGATGTCTTGTTTGGTATTCGTCCCGTTGTTCTGGCCGCTTACAAAAGTGCGCATGCGCGGGTGGCGTATCATGTTGTGACCCAAGAGGTCGAAGTGACTCCGCAACAGGCAGAATTGGCATTGCAACTGATTAAGGCCCGTGGCCCTGTGTCCCAAGCGGCGTGCACCAATTCCACCACCAGCCTTTTGCAGCAAATTCCCGGCTTTGAAGACATCAAGGTCACTTATTTCCCTAAAAAATTGATGCAACAGTTTGAAACGCGTCCGGGTGTTGTGACCGATCGTTACTATGAAGACGATGAAGGTACGATTGTTGACGGTGTGGCTAAAGTCCAACTTTAGCCGCTGTGCGGCGCTTTTGAGCAGTTGCTCAAGGCGCCCCGCCCACCGTCCCGTCCGACTTATGCCGCGGTTGCTGCGTGGCGCAAATTTGCTAGCCAAACAAATAAAGACCGCCCGATAAGATGATTGCACCTGTTGCAATCGTCAAAATCGTGTTTTTGCTCCAGACCCCAACCACCAAAGTTGCAACTGCCGCTGTCAAACGTATGGGTTCCGGGCCTGTTCCGCTTTCATTGGAAAACACCACCACAGGCGTGACCAGTGCGGGTAAAATCGCAACGGCTGTATACCGCAAGTGCCGCAACAACCATGGCGGCAAGGGCCTGTTTCCGACCAGCCCGATAAAGGAGAAACGCAGCAAGAAGCTGCCCACGCCCAGCGCGACAATGATAAACCATAATGCGCCTGACCCGCTCATGTCGTACCGCGCTTTTCAAACCAAAGTTCCGCCTGTGCGCCAGCCACCATGCCAGCCGCCCCCGCAATAATCAGCCCCAGCGAATATGGCACTGACACTGCGGCCAAACTGACCACAATCGCAGTGGCTGCTGCAATCAGGTGCGGCACCGTGCGCATCATAGGCGCAGCCATGGACAAGAACGTGATAGGCAGCGCAAAATCCAGCGGTATATTGGCGGGCAAGGCTGTGCCCAAAGCGGCCCCTGCAAAGCTGCATGAAAACCACGCAATCATCACCAGCGTGCATGTCCCGAAATAATAGGCGTAGCGTTGGGGCGTTGTCATGTCGGGTGCATCATCAAATGTTGCATGTGAAAGCGCATAGCTTTGATCCACCAGCAGATAGGACGCAATGGCGCGTTTCCAGATCGGTGCATCGCCAAGATAGGGCGTCAGCGCCGCCGAATACATTGCTACCCGCAGGTTCACCGCCAGTGCCGAAATCAACACAATAAGCGTCGGGGCGTTTTCTTGCATAAGCTGCAATGCTGTGAATTGCGCGGCCCCTGCAATGACGGCAACCGAAAACATCATAACCTCAAACAGGTTCAGCCCGGCTTCTGTCCCAAGCACACCGAACAGCGCGGCGAACGGCGCTGCAACTGCAACAAACGGTGCGCCGTCGAAAAAGCCCTTCCAATAGGCGGATTTGGTGGTGGTGATGGCCATTGCGACGCCTTAGGTTATGGTAAAGGACTAGCTGGCTTCACAGGGGTATGCAATTGGCCAAACGCGACAACACTGACGGTTATTTGATTGCACCGGATCCGGGCCGTACCGGTTTGACGCGGGCGGTTTCAGGCACCGATCATCTCGGTAACATCACGCAGATTTCCGTGGTCGAAGAACGTCCTTTGACTATTTTTCTCAACGCTCAGGAAATTGTCACAGCGATGACAATTGGGGACTATCCCGAATACCTGGCGCTGGGCTTTTTGCGCAATCAGGGCATGGTGTCGGACACTGATGTGGTCACTGCCGTAGACTTCGATGAAGAGCTTGAAGTTGTCGTGGTGCGCACGGATGTACAAACCGACCACGAAGAAAAGCTGAAGAAAAAAACACGCACTTCAGGGTGTGCTGTCGGCACTGTTTTTGGCGATATGATGGAAGGGCTTGAGGGTTTGGTGTTGCCCGCGACCCAAGTCAAAACCTCGGATCTGTACGCGCTGGCTGCCAAGATCAACCGCACCCCAAGTCTATATCTTGAGGCTGGCGCCATCCACGGCACGGTCCTGTGTCACGGAGACCAGCCCTTGGTCTATATGGAAGACGTGGGCCGTCACAATGCCGTCGACAAGATCGCAGGCTGGATGATGCAGACCGGAACCACTGCCGCCGACAAGGTGCTTTACACCACGGGGCGCATGACGTCCGAAATGGTGATCAAAACAGCGATGATGGGCATCCCTGTGCTGGCGTCCCGATCAGGGTTCACCGCATGGGGCGTCGAAATCGCGCAACAAGTGGGGCTGACACTGATCGGACGCATGCGGGGGCAAAGGTTCATGTGCCTGTCCGGGCAGGAACGGCTGGTGTGGGATGCGGACCCAAGCGCGGTCAAGGACGAGCCGCGCAAATCGGGGCGCAAGGGGGCCTAATGAGCAAAGACGAATTTTTCCTAGAATTTTCTTTGACTGAGAACGACTATAAAATTGGGAGACGTAGCATCCATGCCAGCATCTACACTGGCAAATGGCGCTGGTTGGCACAGCTTTCAAGCTTCATAAATGGCGTTGGTATCGCATGCTTCGCTCTTGTCGTGGGAATGATAGTCTGGCAACGGACAGGCCTTCCCGTGGCGATTTATTATGGAGTCGCGTTAGCGATTGGATTTGGAAGTTTTGCGTTGAAAAAATGCCTCGATAATCGCACTATTGAAGCCGCAAATCTGTATAGTTATCGGCTTAGGGGCGCGCGGGTAAAGCTGGATGCGCATGGTATTGAGGAAACACAGGGTGGGGCTACCGTTTTTGCCCCTTGGTCACATGTTTCCAGTATTGATCGTCGAAATGGCTTAATTGTTTTGCGGTTCGGAGTCACTGCCGCCCTTCTGCCCGAACGAGCTATGGCTGAGCAAGCAGACGATGTTTGGAGTTTTGTTCAACAACAGTGGCAGTGGGCGGACAGTAAATGACGCTCATGATTGGCATCATCCTTGCCGGGGGACAGGCCACGCGCATGGGTGGAGGTGACAAGGGGGTGTTGCCACTGGGCGATCAAACGCTTTTGCAGCATGTGATAGAGCGTCTGGCCTCTCAGGTGGACAGCATCGCGCTGAATGCCAATGGCGATCCATCGCGGTTCAGCGCCTATAATTTGCCCGTCATCGCGGACAGTATGACAGGCTTCGCAGGCCCTTTGGCCGGTGTGCTGGCGGGTATGGATTACGCCGCATCCCAAGGGGCAGACACTATTGTTACCGCCGCCGCTGACACGCCGTTTTTCCCATCGGACTTGGTAGAGTGTTTGCAAGCTGCCGCACAGAGCATGGTGCATCCGCTTGCACTTGCCGCGACACCGCACCCGGATCGCAACAAGCTGCGCCACCCGACGTTTGGGCTATGGCCCGTCGCATTGCGCGATGACCTGCGCACCGCCCTTCACGCAGGGACCCGCAAGGTGGTGCAATGGACAGATGGCCACCATGGACGCCTTGCAATGTTCCCGTCCGAGGATGCATTTTTTAACGTAAACACCCCAGATGATCTGGTCAAAGCACAGGCGATGTTATGAAAATCTTTGGCGTTGTGGGCTGGAAGAACGCAGGTAAAACCGGCCTGATGGAACGGCTTGTTATCGAGATCACGGGGCGCGGGTTTTCGGTGTCCACGATTAAGCATGCGCACCACACATTCGACGTGGATCACGAAGGCAAAGACAGCCACCGCCACCGCGTGGCCGGCGCGACAGAAGTCTTGCTGGCCTCGCGCAACCGCTTTGCCCTGATGCATGAATTGCGAGATGAAGAAGAACCAACGCTTGCGACTTTATTGGGCAAACTTGCCCCCGTCGATCTGGTGCTGATCGAGGGCTACAAACGCGATGCGCATCCCAAAGTCGAAGCGCACCGTGCCGAAACGGGCAACGCCTTGATTGCGCCGGATGACCCCACGATCAAGGCCGTTGCGGCAGACGTTGAGCTGACGTTGGATCGTCCTGTGTTTGATTTGAACGATACGTCTTCTGTGGCAGATTTCATTTTGGGGCACGTCGGACTGTGACCGGGTTTGACACCATCGTCATGGTCGATTGGTCCGCGTCCAAAGCGCCATCGCCCAAACGCCCCAGCGCGGACGCGATCTGGATGGCTGTTGTCAAAGATGGCGGGGCTGCAATCTGCACCTACCACCGCACGCGCACAGATGTCATGATGCATCTAGAGACGTTGCTGGCTGCAGAACTGGCCGCTGGACGGCGTGTATTGGCGGGTTTCGATTTTCCATTTGGTTATCCGGACGGGTTCGCGCAGACCGTGACCGGGCGGGCCGGTCCGCTGGCGCTTTGGGCAGATTTCGCGCAGCGCGTGACGGACAGTGACGACAATGCCAACAACCGCTGGGACGTGGCAAAGCAATTAAACCGGTTGTTTCCCGGTGTGGGACCCTTCTGGGGGTGCCCTGTTGGGCAGGACGGGCCGGATCTGCCTGCAAAGGGCACCTTGCGTCACGGACATGGCATGACGGAACGCCGCGCTGTTGAACAACAGATCAAAGGGGCGCAACCCTGTTGGAAGCTGTTTACAACGGGGTCCGTGGGATCACAGGCCATATTGGGGCTGGCGCGTTTACAGGGGCTACGGGATCGTTTTGGCGCGGCTGTATCGGTTAGCCCGTTTCAACCTGCGACAACGCCGATTGTGTTGGCGGAAATTTATCCATCTATGTTGGGTGTCGATGTGGCAAAGCTGCAAGGCCCTGATGAAATCAAGGACCGTGCGCAGGTCCGTGTGATGGCGCAAGCCTTTGCTGCGCTGGACGGGACCGCGTTGGAGACGATGCTGGGTGAAGGTCACCCGCTTGAAGGTTGGATTCTCGGACTTGGGTTTGAAGACACGTTGCGCAAGGGGCTTTATACGGTCCCTGAGCCACCCAAACTGACCAATGATTGTTTTGCGTTGCCTGCCGGAATTCAATGGACACCTGTCGATGATGCGTTGGCTTTGTTGGAGACGCGATTGACCCCCGTGACTGCGGTCGAGGACGTCGTGGTCACATCGGCCATGGGGCGGGTTCTGGCGCAAGATGTGGCTGCCTTGCGGTCCAACCCGCCGCTGCCAAACACGGCCGTTGATGGGTACGGCTTCGCAGGTGGTCGTGGTGAAGGCCCACATGTGATGCCACTGGCAGAAGGCCGCGTCGCGGCTGGCGTGCGTCATATGGGCGCCGTGCCCGAAGGCCATGCAATGCGGATTTTGACGGGGGCTGCATTGCCTGACGGTGTCGATACGGTCGTGCTGCAAGAGGACGTCACAGTGGCTGCAGGCCAAATTGCGTTCAACGGTCCCATAAAGCGTGGCGCAAACACGCGGAAGGCCGGAGAGGACATAGAGGCTGCGCAAGTGATATTGTCTGCGGGCCGCCATGTAACGGCTGCGGATGTCGCGCTGATGGCAGCCACGGGCGTCGACCGCGTTGCGGTACGCCAGCCTTTGCGTGTGGCGGTTGTCTCAACAGGGGATGAGCTGGTCGAGGCGGGCTCAACCGCGCAGCCGGGGCAAATCTATGATGCAAACCGGCCCATGCTGCTTGGGCTGATCGCGCAAATGGGGCATGTGCCTGTTGATATGGGACGGGTCGCTGACAACCGCGATGCTTTGGCTGCCTGTCTGGATCGGGCCGCTGCACAAGCGGATGTTGTGTTGACCAGCGGCGGCGCGTCAGCGGGGGATGAAGACCACGTGTCGGCGCTGCTGACAGACGCAGGCGCTATGCAGATGTGGCGGATTGCCATAAAACCGGGGCGGCCACTGGCTTTGGGATTGTGGGAAGGTACCCCTGTTTTTGGTCTGCCGGGCAATCCGGTGGCGGCACTTGTGTGTGCGCTTGTTTTTGCGGGGCCCGCCTTTGGACTGTTGGCGGGGGCAGGATGGCGCATACCGCAAGGCTTCGAAGTGCCTGCGGCCTTTTCCAAAAGCAAAAAACCGGGACGGCGCGAATACCTGCGCGCCCGTATGGTGCAGGGACGCGTCGAGATATTCAAATCCGAGGGATCAGGGCGCATCAGCGGATTGAGCTGGGCTGAAGGGTTGGTGGAATTGCCCGACGGGGCCGCGACCATCACACCGGGTGACACTGTGCGCTACATTCCCTTCAGCAGCTTCCTGTCATAGTCTTTTAGCGCCTTCATGATACGCATCAGGCAAGCGTCCTGTGTTAGTTTTGCGGTATCAAGGTTCAACTGGGGCTGCGGGTGTGGATCAAACGGGTGCCGTTGCACATCAGGCCAAATGGGTGGGGTGTTGCGTGCGGCGATCCTGTCGCGGTGCATGGCAAAGTCTGAACATGTCAGCGTCACCCAAAACAGGCTTGAGTTGCTGCGCTTGGCACTGAGCGCCCACATGTCATGGAACCGTGCCGTTGGGTTGATTGCGTCAATGATCACACTGCGCCGCAATTTCAAATTTGTTTCGGTAACGGCTTGTGCTGCACAGTAGGCGGCGTATTGATCCACCTCTTGCGATTGCAGGTTTTGTGTAAGGGATGCGTTGATGGATGCAACATCGAGATAGATGGCGCGGGTTTGTTTTGCCAAGGCGACAGCCAAGGATGATTTGCCTGTTCCGGGCAAGCCGGAGAATGAAATCAGCTTTGACATAACTCATCAGTTAGTGCGAATCCGACGCTGGACGAGGGGAAACTGCAACCGATCTGCGAACGTGTCGTTTTCTACTGATGTTTTGCGCAAACCGGTGCTTGTTTTGGGACCATGCAGTGGCTACGACAAAGCCATGACACAAAAGCCTGATACACCCGCCGAACCCACAATCGTCAACAGCTGGAACGAATGGGATCCATTGCGTCATGTCATCGTTGGCCGTGCCGATGATTGTCATATCCCGCCTGAAGAACCTGCCTTGGATGCAAAAGTGCCCGAAAACAGCGATATGCGCGGGCAATGGGGGCGTCGCCCGCAGGAAATGATCGATCGCGGCAATGAGTTGCTGGATAACTTTGCCGATATGCTTGTGAAACGCGGTGTGCGTGTGGATCGGCCCGATTCCATTGACCATTCCTTGCCCGCCACTACCCCCGACTTTCACACCGAAAGCCAGTTTGGGTGCATGCCGCCGCGCGATGTGTTGTTGACGGTAGGGTCCGAAATGCTGGAAGCAACGATGTCTTATCGCTGCCGTTGGTTCGAATACTTGAACTATCGCCCGTTGATGCAGCGGTACTTCAATGAAGACCCCAACTTTCGCCACGAATCTGCACCAAAACCGCGCCTGACCGATGCGGATTATCACCCTGATTATCTAAGTGACAAAATTGGCGTCGAAAAGCGGCTGCAATGGGCCGAAGAGAAGTTCTTTGTCACCACTGAAGAAGAGCCGTTGTTTGATGCGGCAGATGTTTTGCGCTTTGGGCGCGATTTGGTGGTGCAGCACGGGTTCACGACGAACCTGAAGGGCATCGAATGGCTGCGCCGGCACTTCCCCGACCACCGCGTGCATACGGTGAACTTTCCCGGGGACCCTTATCCGATCCACATTGACGCAACCTTTACACCTTTGCGGCCCGGACTGATCTTGAACAACCCGCAGCGCCGTTTGCCCGAAGAACAACGCAAAATGTATAATGACAACGGATGGGAGATCGTGGACGCCGCGCAACCCGCGCACAACGCACCACCGCCGTTGTGCTATTCGTCAACATGGTTGTCGATGAACGTTCTGGTGCTTGATCCAAAAACTGTTTGTGTCGAAAAATCAGAGGTTTACCAAGCCGAGCAGATGGACAAGCTGGGCATGAACGTCGTTGAGGTCGAGTTGCGCGATGCCTATGCCTTTGGCGGCGGATTGCATTGCTGCACGGCGGATGTGTACCGCGAAGGCGATTGTGAAGATTATTTTCCCAAGATGGCCTGAATAAAACCTGCCCTCCCCGTGTTGTTTGGATAGAGCCGCCGTTGCGGTGCTTAAAAATAGCAATCTGGGAGGGCACTATGCTCAATAAAGTTATGCGCGCCGCAGCCATCGCGGCTGTTACGTTGTCAGGCCATGCGGCGACAGCCGATGGACATGCATCCATCAGTTGGACGTTGGATGCCTCTGCGTCAAAGCTGGCCTTTGGATCGGTCAAGAAAGACAGCGTTGGCGAAGTCCACAGCTTTGAAACCATTTCGGGAGGTGTCAGCGCACAAGGCGCTGTGGCCATCGAGATCGATCTGACGTCCGTTCAAACGAACATCGATATACGAAACGAACGCTTTGGTGAGTTCGTGTTCAAAGGCGCACCCAAAGCGACCCTGAACGCGGAAGTCGACATGGCCGAGATGTCCGCAATGGCTGTGGGCGCGTCTGATGTGATCGACGTTGAGGCGGTGTTGTCCTTCCTTGGGGCGGACATCGAAGTCGAGGCGGAAATGTTTGCGCTGCGTGTGTCTGATACCCAAGTCATGATCACCACCAACG containing:
- a CDS encoding AzlD domain-containing protein, which encodes MSGSGALWFIIVALGVGSFLLRFSFIGLVGNRPLPPWLLRHLRYTAVAILPALVTPVVVFSNESGTGPEPIRLTAAVATLVVGVWSKNTILTIATGAIILSGGLYLFG
- a CDS encoding AzlC family ABC transporter permease — its product is MAITTTKSAYWKGFFDGAPFVAVAAPFAALFGVLGTEAGLNLFEVMMFSVAVIAGAAQFTALQLMQENAPTLIVLISALAVNLRVAMYSAALTPYLGDAPIWKRAIASYLLVDQSYALSHATFDDAPDMTTPQRYAYYFGTCTLVMIAWFSCSFAGAALGTALPANIPLDFALPITFLSMAAPMMRTVPHLIAAATAIVVSLAAVSVPYSLGLIIAGAAGMVAGAQAELWFEKRGTT
- the glp gene encoding gephyrin-like molybdotransferase Glp encodes the protein MVDWSASKAPSPKRPSADAIWMAVVKDGGAAICTYHRTRTDVMMHLETLLAAELAAGRRVLAGFDFPFGYPDGFAQTVTGRAGPLALWADFAQRVTDSDDNANNRWDVAKQLNRLFPGVGPFWGCPVGQDGPDLPAKGTLRHGHGMTERRAVEQQIKGAQPCWKLFTTGSVGSQAILGLARLQGLRDRFGAAVSVSPFQPATTPIVLAEIYPSMLGVDVAKLQGPDEIKDRAQVRVMAQAFAALDGTALETMLGEGHPLEGWILGLGFEDTLRKGLYTVPEPPKLTNDCFALPAGIQWTPVDDALALLETRLTPVTAVEDVVVTSAMGRVLAQDVAALRSNPPLPNTAVDGYGFAGGRGEGPHVMPLAEGRVAAGVRHMGAVPEGHAMRILTGAALPDGVDTVVLQEDVTVAAGQIAFNGPIKRGANTRKAGEDIEAAQVILSAGRHVTAADVALMAATGVDRVAVRQPLRVAVVSTGDELVEAGSTAQPGQIYDANRPMLLGLIAQMGHVPVDMGRVADNRDALAACLDRAAAQADVVLTSGGASAGDEDHVSALLTDAGAMQMWRIAIKPGRPLALGLWEGTPVFGLPGNPVAALVCALVFAGPAFGLLAGAGWRIPQGFEVPAAFSKSKKPGRREYLRARMVQGRVEIFKSEGSGRISGLSWAEGLVELPDGAATITPGDTVRYIPFSSFLS
- a CDS encoding AAA family ATPase translates to MSKLISFSGLPGTGKSSLAVALAKQTRAIYLDVASINASLTQNLQSQEVDQYAAYCAAQAVTETNLKLRRSVIIDAINPTARFHDMWALSAKRSNSSLFWVTLTCSDFAMHRDRIAARNTPPIWPDVQRHPFDPHPQPQLNLDTAKLTQDACLMRIMKALKDYDRKLLKGM
- a CDS encoding serine/threonine protein kinase, translating into MTQKPDTPAEPTIVNSWNEWDPLRHVIVGRADDCHIPPEEPALDAKVPENSDMRGQWGRRPQEMIDRGNELLDNFADMLVKRGVRVDRPDSIDHSLPATTPDFHTESQFGCMPPRDVLLTVGSEMLEATMSYRCRWFEYLNYRPLMQRYFNEDPNFRHESAPKPRLTDADYHPDYLSDKIGVEKRLQWAEEKFFVTTEEEPLFDAADVLRFGRDLVVQHGFTTNLKGIEWLRRHFPDHRVHTVNFPGDPYPIHIDATFTPLRPGLILNNPQRRLPEEQRKMYNDNGWEIVDAAQPAHNAPPPLCYSSTWLSMNVLVLDPKTVCVEKSEVYQAEQMDKLGMNVVEVELRDAYAFGGGLHCCTADVYREGDCEDYFPKMA
- the mobA gene encoding molybdenum cofactor guanylyltransferase MobA is translated as MTLMIGIILAGGQATRMGGGDKGVLPLGDQTLLQHVIERLASQVDSIALNANGDPSRFSAYNLPVIADSMTGFAGPLAGVLAGMDYAASQGADTIVTAAADTPFFPSDLVECLQAAAQSMVHPLALAATPHPDRNKLRHPTFGLWPVALRDDLRTALHAGTRKVVQWTDGHHGRLAMFPSEDAFFNVNTPDDLVKAQAML
- the fdhD gene encoding formate dehydrogenase accessory sulfurtransferase FdhD, producing MQLAKRDNTDGYLIAPDPGRTGLTRAVSGTDHLGNITQISVVEERPLTIFLNAQEIVTAMTIGDYPEYLALGFLRNQGMVSDTDVVTAVDFDEELEVVVVRTDVQTDHEEKLKKKTRTSGCAVGTVFGDMMEGLEGLVLPATQVKTSDLYALAAKINRTPSLYLEAGAIHGTVLCHGDQPLVYMEDVGRHNAVDKIAGWMMQTGTTAADKVLYTTGRMTSEMVIKTAMMGIPVLASRSGFTAWGVEIAQQVGLTLIGRMRGQRFMCLSGQERLVWDADPSAVKDEPRKSGRKGA
- the mobB gene encoding molybdopterin-guanine dinucleotide biosynthesis protein B, with the translated sequence MKIFGVVGWKNAGKTGLMERLVIEITGRGFSVSTIKHAHHTFDVDHEGKDSHRHRVAGATEVLLASRNRFALMHELRDEEEPTLATLLGKLAPVDLVLIEGYKRDAHPKVEAHRAETGNALIAPDDPTIKAVAADVELTLDRPVFDLNDTSSVADFILGHVGL